Below is a genomic region from Nocardioides panacis.
CGGCCGACGTGACGCACCGCGCGGAACGTCCACAGCTTGTTGGTCACGAAGGACAACGGCGTGACCGCGCAGATCGCGATCAGGTTCGCCCAGGACAGCCGGGAGCGCAGCGCCGAGGAGTCGTCGAAGACGTCGGTGGGCAGCGCGAGCGGCGAGCCGGGGTGCATCAGCACCGTGACGATCAGCAGGTTGAGCACCAGCGCGCCCAGACCAAGCACCAGGAAGGGGACGTACTCCCCCAGCCAGGACGACGAGCTGGCGGCGCTGCGGAAGGTCCAGCCGCGGTTCAGCTGGAAGTTCCAGAGGTTCGCCACCACGAAGGCCCCGGTGATGAACACGTGGTACCAGCGGATGTTGAAGGACGTCGCCGGGAGGTCCAGCCACACCGTGTTGTACGACGGCCCGGCGAGCTCGAACAGCTTCAGCGCGACGAGGTTCACCACCACGCCGGACACGCCGACGACGCCGAAGCGGAGCAGCAGGCCCCAGTTGTGGCGGTGCCGGACGAAGAGGAACTCTAGGAGGCGCGGCACTGCGCTCCTCGGGGGACCGGCTCGCTGCCGGCGCGCTGGTGCCTCATGCCTCCATCGTGCCAGAGGGGGCCAGCAGACCCCGGCAGCGGCGTCCGGCCCGGCTCAGTAGGAGTGCTTGACCGTCATCACGTCGCGGACCGCCGCCTCGTCGAACGGCTCGCCGAGCCACTCGAAGAGACCGGCCAGCGAGCCCGGGTCCGCCACGTAGTCGTCGAAGTGCACCCGGAAGGCGTCGTCGCCGAGCCCGCCGGCGACCTCGAGGATCGACTCCTCGTTGCGCTCGAGGCGGCCGTCGCGGGGCTTGTTGCGCCAGAACTTGCTGGCCAGCACGGCCTCGTGGTCCCGGGTGTTGACGATGAACCGGGCACCGGGGAAGACCGCGCGCAGGAAGTCGACGTACTCCGGGAGGTCCTTCTGGTACCACCGGATCTCCTTGAACCCGGTGACCCGGGTGCCGGCCTCGGGGCGCAGCACGGTGGCCGTCGCGAGCTGGCGGATCCGGTCGAGCGAGACCTCGGTGGAGAAGTCGTCCATCCCGTAGAACGGGTGCGTCACCGGGAGCCGGCTGCCGTCCTCGCGGGTGACCCGCGCGGCCTCCTTCACCAGGGTCTGGTGGTAGGCGAACAGGTGGTGCAGCGCGTCCCGGTTCTCGCCGCGGATCAGGTAGCCCGGGATCGAGTTGAGGATGCCCTGGACGAGCGTGGAGCCCGAGCGGCCGTAGGTCATGATGAACAGGTAGCCGAGCTGGTCGCTGCGCCGCGCGCCGATCCGGCGACGCACCGAGGCGCTCGTCCGTCCGAGCCGTCCACGAGCTCGAGTCACCGCTGGCACTCCCCAGGTCGTCGTCCGCCGCGCGCCGTGACCACGGCGCGCCCGCATCATGTCATCCCACCGGTCGTCGGCGTCCACCCTCACGGTCGTTACGCTCCCTGGGTGCCCGACTCCTCCACGACCGTCGTCGCCATCGTCCCCTGCCTGGACGAGGAGGCCACGGTCGGCGCCGTGGTCCGCGACCTGATCGCCGCGGTCCCCGGCATCACGGTCTACGTCTTCGACAACGGCAGCACCGACCGGACGGTCGAGAGGGCCGCCGAGGCGGGCGCGGTGGTGCGCCACGAGACCCGTCGCGGCAAGGGCAACGTGGTCCGCCGGGCGTTCGGCGACCTGCAGGCCGACGTGTTCGTGCTGATCGACGGCGACGACACCTACGACGTGTCCGCGCTGCCCGGGATGATCGCGCTGTTGCACTCGGGGCCCTACGACCAGGTCGTGGGCGTCCGGCGCGAGGACGGCGCCTCGGCGTACCGGCCGGGACACGCGAGCGGCAACAGCTTCTTCAACGCCGTCGTCAGCCGGCTGTTCGGCGAACCGGTCCAGGACATGCTCACCGGCTACCGGGTGCTGTCCGAGCGCTTCGTGAAGTCCTTCCCGGTGCGCTCGCGCGGCTTCGAGGTGGAGACCGAGATGACCGTGCACTCGGTGGGCCTGCGGGTGCCGACGGTCTACGTCGAGGTCGGCTTCAAGGACCGCCCGCCGGGCAGCGAGAGCAAGCTGCGGACCTACCACGACGGGTTCAGGATCCTGGGGCTGATCCTGCGCCTGGCGCGCTACGAGCGCCCCCAGCCGTTCCACGCCGCGGTCGCCGTGGTGCTCGCGCTGGTCTCGCTGGTGCTCGGCCTGCCGGTGATCCTGGAGTACTTCGACACCGGGCTGGTGCGCCGCTTCCCGACCGCGATCCTGGCCTCGTCGATCGCCGTCATCGCCGTGCTCGCGCTGATCATGGGCATGCTGCTCGAGGCGAACCGCCGGGTGCGCGACGAGGGCGCCCGCCTCGCCTACCTGCGGTTCCCGCCGCCGGAGCACAAGTGAGGCCGCTGGTGCGGCTGGGGGCCCGCCTGCTCGTGCTCGTGGTGCTCCTCCAGCTGCTGTTCGTCGGCCTGCTCGTGGTCGGCGCGGCGGTCCCGGACAAGCCGATCGTGGACCGGCTCAGCGCCGACGCCCGCAGCGGCGCCTACGGGCCCAGCGGCCAGCCGGACGGCCAGGGCGGCCGGGCGACCAGCTTCACCGACTGCGTCGCGGCGGGCACCGGGCTGGGGCTGCCGACGACCTCGGCGTTCGACCGGGCGATCCGCATGCCGCGGCTGGAGAGCTGCACCGAGGGCACCCGGCAGCTCGTGACCCTGCACCGCGGGCAGCGCGTCGACCACCCGCAGGAGTACTTCCGCTACTGGGCCGGCTACACCGTGCTGACCCGCCCGGTCCTCGCGCTCGGCGGCATGGACGCCATGCGGCTGGTCGCGGGCGGGCTGTTCGGGCTGGCCCTGCTGACGATGGCGATGACGCTGTCGCGCGCGCTCGGCACGCCGTACACGCTGGCGCTGCTCGCCCCGCTGCTGCTGTCCTCCAACGTGCTGACGGTGCCCGCGAACGCCTTCAGCCACGCGATCAGCCTGGCGGTGATCTTCGGCGGCGTCGCGTTCGTGACCTGGGCCGCGGCCAGGGAGCGCGGCTGGTCCGTGCTGTACGCCGTGGCCGCGTCGGCCGCCGTGTTCAACTTCGTCGACCTGCTCACCACCCCGACGATCCCGCTCGCGCTGACCGCGGCGGTCACGGCCGCCCTGGCCTACCGGCGGACCGCCTCGGTCCGCGACGCCCTGGTCACCGGCGTGACCGTCTCGGCAGTGTGGACCGTCGCCTACGTCGTTACCTGGGTCAGCCGCTGGCTGATCACCGCGGTGTTCCTCGGCTGGCGCCACACGATGGACGTGGTGACCAACATCGCGAAGTTCCGCATCGACGGCGACTTCGGCACGGTCAGCCACACCTTCGGCGCGGCCGTGCTCAAGAACGGCCGGACCTGGCTGGCGGTGCCGGTGATGCCGGAGCTGGTGCTCGGCGCCGCCCTGGTCGCCGTGGTCGTCTCGCTGGCCCTCGCCTGGCGACGCTTCGGTCCCGGCCGCCTGCTGGCGGCCGCGGTGCTCGCGGCGCCGTCGCTGATCGCGGTGGTCTGGATGCTCGTGCTCAGCAACCACTCCCAGATCCACGACATCTTCGTCTACCGCAACGTGCCGACCTCGATCGGCATCGCGGTGGCCGCCTGCGTGCTGGCCGCCGGCACGCGCCCCGGGACGTCGGGCCTCGAAAACCCACGCACGTCCTTTACCCTCGTCCCGTGACTCGGGTCGGGCGGTGGGCGGCAGCGTCGCTGTGCGCCGCCCTGCTGCCGCTGGTCGGGTGCACCTCGTCGGGCACGACCGACACCCCCGCGGCCGAGGGTACGACGGACCGGCCTGCTCCCACGCCCGCGACCCCGGCCGCTCCCGCGACCTCGACCGGCCCGAGCAGCACCGACGCCCCCTCGGCCGGCTCGATGGACGAGCCCGCCACCTCCTCGGGGCCGCTGTCGAAGCGCTCGTTCCCCGCCCCGAGGCGCCTCGGACCGGGCTGGCGCTACGCCGTCGACCCCGGTGACGCCGAGGAGGGCTACGCCGGCAACGGCACGCCGGCGCTGGCCCGCCGCCCCGAGGAGATCGTGCAGACCGCGGTCCCCTTCGGCTGCGACCGGTCCGCGCCGGTGTCCCCGCCCCGGCACGCGCTCGAGGTCGACTACGCGTACGGCGCCCGGCGGGTCGTCGCGGTCCGCGCGAAGTTCGCCGACGTCCCCACGGCCAGGGCGTTCTTCTACGGTCGTGCCGCCGACCTGCAGGCCTGCGTCGGTCGCTCGGGGAGCCCGGCGATCGGCCCGCTGGTCACCGACCTGGACGTTCCCGCCAGCGGCGCCCTGACGTCGGTCCGCACGCCCCGCTCGGACCCCTACCGCGAGCTCGCGGTGCTCGACCGGGACACCGTCGTGCTGCTCGCCGTCCAGGGCGGCGACGCGCTGACCGCCCGCCAGAACCGCCGACTCGTGGAGGCCTTCCGCTCGTGACCCCGCACCGATCCTCGCGTCCCCGGGCCGGCCGCCGGCTGGCCGTCGCGACGCTCGTGCTGGCGCTGGCCGCGCTGGGCGAGGGCGGCACCGCCCGGGCCGACGGCACCGACCCGACGCCGACGGATCCCCCGTCGGCGACCGACACCCCCACGGCGACTCCCACGCCCACTCCGACGCCCACTCCGACGCCCACGCCGACGCCCACCCCCACCCCCACCCCGACGCCGACGCCGACGCCGACGCCGACGCCGACCCCACCGCCCGCGACCCGCCGGGTCAGCATCACCCTGCCGGGCCAGGTGGTGGCACTCCGGTCCTACGCCGTCCGCGGCTCGGTGAACGTGGTGACCCCCGGACCGGTCGACGTCGTCGTGCAGCGGCTGTCCGGCAAGCGCTGGGTGGCCGGGAAGAAGGACCGCGTCGACGCCTCCGGAGCCTGGTCGGTGCCGTTCACGACCGACGCTCCCGGGCGCCAGGTCCTCCGCGCCGTCGCCACCTGGGGTGACCGGCGGCGCGCCGTGAGCGGCCGGCTCACCCGCACCGTGGTCGCCCGTGTCGACGTCTCCGTGTCCGGGCCGCTGTCGGCTCGCGACGTGCGCTGGTCCTACCGGCCCGGCTGCCCGGTGGCCCCGAGCGGGCTGCGCCGGATCACCCTGAACCGGTGGACCTACGGCCGGGTGGTGGGCCGCGGCACGCTCGTCGTCCGCGCCTCCGCCGTGCCGGACCTGGTGAAGGTCTTCACGAAGTCGTTCGCGGCCCGCTTCCCGCTGCGGTCGATGCGGCCCTCGGACACGTTCTACGCCGGCGGGCGACGTACCCCCACGCAGTCCGACCTGGCCGCGATGCGCGCCGACAACACCTCGGCGTTCAACTGCCGCCCGGTGACCGGCAACCCCTACCGCGTCTCCCAGCACTCCTACGGCAACGCCATCGACATCAACACCGTGCGCAACCCGTACGTCGTGGGCAGCCGGGTCTTCCCCGGGTTCGCGCGGACCTACCTGGACCGGCGGCACGTGCGCACCGGGATGATCACCAGCGGCGGCGTGCTGGCCGGCACGATGCGACGGCTCGGCTGGCCCTGGGGCGCTCGCTGGAGCCATCCGGACTACCAGCACTTCTCCTCCAACGGGGGCTGACGCGGTCCCGGCGGGGGTGCCATGCTCGGGGGCATGACCGAACCCGCACCCGTCCCGCTCGAGCCGCTCACCGAGGACTGGGAGCGCGCGCTGTGCGTGGTCGCGCACCCCGACGACCTGGAGTTCGGGGGCGCCGCGGCGGTCGCCCGCTGGACCAAGCAGGGCAAGCAGGTCGTCTACTGCATGGTCACCAGCGGCGAGGCCGGCATCGACGGGATGACCCCCGACGAGTGCCGCGAGGTCCGCGAGGCCGAGCAGGTGGAGTCCGCGCGCATCGTCGGCGTCGACGAGGTGGACTTCCTCGGGCTGCCCGACGGCATCCTGGAGTACGGCGTCCCGCTGCGCCGCGCGATCGCCGAGGAGGTCCGGCTGCACCGCCCGGACATCGTGATCACCAACAACTTCCGCGACACGTGGGGCGGCCGGAACCTCAACCAGGCCGACCACGTCGCGACCGGCAAGGCGGTCCTGGACGCCGTGCGCGACGCCGGCAACCGCTGGGTGTTCAGCGACCAGCTCGTCGGTGGCCGGGACCCGTGGGGCGGCGTCCGGGAGGTCTGGTGCGCCGGCTCCCCCGACGCGACCCACGCCGTCGACATCACCGACACCTTCGACGTCGGCGTCACGTCCCTGCGCGCGCACCAGGCCTACATCAAGGGGCTGGGCTGGCAGGACTTCGACCCCGCGGAGTTCCTCGAGGGCATGTCGCGGGCGACCGGCCAGCGGCTCGGCGTCCCGCACGCCGTCGGGTTCGAGGTGTTCCCGATGGGCTGGGGCGAGTAGCGACCCGGACAAGGAGAGAGGGCCTGTGCCGCTGACGCGACCAGGCCCTCTGCTGCAGCTCCCCCGATTGGACTCGAACCAATAACCCTCCGGTTAACAGCCGAATGCTCTGCCAATTGAGCTACAGGGGATCGTGCGCGACCGATGTTAGCAAGGACGGCCGCCTGCCGCTAAATCGGGCCGACCTCTTCGCGCGCGCCGCGCAGAGCCGCCTCCGCGGCCTCCACGACGGCCGGATCCGCGGGGTCGACGCCGACGTCGTACTCCACCGCCCAGCTGATCTCCCCGTCGCGGTGCGGCGACCGGCGGGCGACCACCATCAGGCCCTTCCGCGAGCCGGGCAGGCTGATCCGGCGCTGCAGCAGCACGCTCGCGGTCACCCGTTCGCGGACCAGCTGCAGCAGCCGTCCCGGGTCGGCGATCGTGACCTCGTGCACCCTGCGGGGCTGGCCGAACTCGCCGACCTCGGCGACCCGGAGCCGCTCCTCGTCGCGGTCCCAGTCGGCGGTCTCGACCTGCTCCCACGGCAGCCGGACGCCCGGCTGGGCCGCGTCGCCGGGCACCAGCACCAGGGCGTCGCGGGTGCCGAGCAGCCAGGAGCCGTCGGCGGCCTGCGTGTGCGCGAGCACCCGGTCGCCGCGCGGCAGGTCCGCGCGCCCCAGCACGTCGGCGGGCACCTTCGCGGCCCGCGGGAACGGAGACCTCACCCCTCGCCGCCGATCGCCTTCTCGCGGAGCGTGCGGCGGTGCTGCTCGAGGGCGACCAGCTCGCCGAACATCTTGTTGTACTCGCCGGCGTGCTCGACCGGGTTGGTGCGCTGCAGCCGGGACTTGAGGTCGTTGATCCGGCGCATCGCGGTGATCTCCTGCAGCCGGAACACGTGGGCCGCGACGTACGCCGTCGTGGGCTCCTTGCTGGACAGCAGCGGCTCGACGGCCAGCGCGGACAGCGCGGTCACGGCCGCCGGGTCCTCCAGCACGTCGCGCAGCTTGGCGACCCAGACCTCGGCGCCGGGCGCGCTGGCCGGGCCGCCGCAGCCGGTGACCGCCTCCCAGACCGCGCGGAAGGTGGGGTGCGTGAAGTCGGCGGCGTCCACGTCCTTGGCCATCCGGCCGACGGCCTCGGGGTGCTGGACGACGAGCTTGAGCGTCTCCCGCTCGAGCGCGAACCGGGGGTCGCGCAGGTCCGGCAGCGGCGGCGCGGCGGGCCGCTCCGGCGCCGGCTCGGCGGCCGCGGCGCGACGGTCCTCGGGCCGGGTCCGCTGCGCCTCGGCGGGACGGCTCGCCGCGCGGCGCACCTCGGTGCGCGCCTCCTCGATGTCGACGCCGACCATCCCGGACAGCTCGCGGGAGAACGCCTCGACCTTGGACCGGTCGCGGATCGCGGAGACCAGCTTGGCGGCCTCGCGCAGCGCGTCGACCCGGCCGTCCGCCCGGTCCAGGTCGTAGCGCGAGACGACGTTGCCGAGCACGAAGCGGTACAGCGGGATCCGGCGGGCCACCAGCTCGCGCACCGCCGCGTCGCCCTGCTGGAGCCGCAGGTCGCACGGGTCGAGGCCGGTGGGCTCCACCGCGACGTACGTCTGGCCGGCGAAGTTCTGGTCGCCCTCGAACGCCCGCAGCGCCGCCTTCTGGCCGGCCGAGTCGCCGTCGAAGGTGAAGATCACCTCGCCGCGGAACTCGTCGTGGTCCTGCAGCAGCCGGCGCAGCACGCGGCTGTGGTCGTCGCCGAACGCGGTGCCGCAGGTGGCGACGGCGGTGGGCACGCCGGACAGGTGGCAGGCCATCACGTCGGTGTAGCCCTCCACGACGACCGCCTGCGAGGCGCGCGCGATGTCGCGGCGGGCCAGGTCGATGCCGTAGAGCACGTGGCTCTTCTTGTAGATCGGCGTCTCGGAGGTGTTGAGGTACTTCGCCTCGATCCGGTCGTCGTCGAAGATCCGCCGCGCCCCGAAGCCGATCGTGTCGCCGTTGGTCTCCCGGATCGGCCACAGCAGCCGCCCGCGGAACCGGTCGTAGTGCCCGCGCTGACCCTGCCCCACGAGCCCGCCGGTGACCAGCTCGGCGTCGGCGAAGCCCTTCTGGCGGAGGTACTTGTAGAGGTCCTCGCCGCCGCGCGGCGCGAAGCCGACGCCGAACTTCTCGGCCGCGTCCTTGTCGAACCCGCGGCCGGTCAGGAACTCCCGGGCCTGCCGCGCCTCGGCCGTGGCGAGCTGCTCGGCGTAGTAGACCTGGGCGACCTTGTGCGCCTCGAGCATCCGGGGCCGGAGGTTGGTGTCCCGCTTCTGGGGACGGTCGCTGCCCTCCTGGTAGCGCAGCTGGACGCCGTACTTGTCGGCGAGCCGCTCCACCGACTCGGCGAACGACAGGCCGTCGATCTTCATCAGGAAGGCGATCACGTCGCCGCCTTCCTCGCAGCCGAAGCAATGGAAGAATCCGCGGCTCGGGTTCACGTTGAAGGACGGCGACTTCTCGTCGTGGAAGGGGCACAGGCCCTTCTGGGAGCCGCCGCCGGCGTGCTTGAGGGTGACGTAGTCCGAGACCACCTCGTCGATCCGGGCGCGCTCGCGCACGACCGCGATGTCCTCGTCCCGGATCAGCCCTGCCACGGCGGTGAGTCTACGTGCCGCCCGGGCGGGCAGCACCGGCGCGGGAGCGGGCTGTGCACACGGGTCAGCCGAGCCGGGCGTGCCAGTCGACGGCGGAGGCGTCGGTGAGCGAGGCGACCTGGTCCACGACCACCCGCAGCCGGGCCGCGTCGCTGTCCGCGGCCTCGAAGTCGGCCCGGAACACCGGCATCAGCGACTCGGGGCCCCGCATCCGCAGCAGCGCGACCAGCTCGGTGACCACCTCCCGCTGGCGGTGCAGCACCGCGACCCGGTCGTCGGCGCGCATCACGTAGTGCGCGGCCACCCCCTTGAGGGCGGCGACCGCGGTCTCGGTCTCGCGCGGGACCACCACGTCGGCGGCGTAGCGGGTCAGGGGGGCGGTCGCCGTACTTCTCGATGGTGGCGTCGCGGACCTGCGTGCAGAACAGCCCGATCAGCGCGCTGGTCAGGTCCTTGAGCGAGGCCAGGGCCCGCCGGCTGCCGTCGTACGGCGTGCGCGGCCAGGTGACCATCTCCTGGAGCAGCCGCATCGCGGCGTCCATCTCGTCGTCGACCACGTCGGGGAGGTACCAGTCGCGCACGGTCGCCCAGACGTCGGCGCGCTCCCCCGCGTCGGTCAGCCAGGCCAGCTCGATCTTGCCCGAGACGATGCCGTCCTCGAGGTCGTGCACGGAGTAGGCGACGTCGTCGGCGAGGTCCATCACCTGCGCCTCGACGCAGCGGCGGCGGTCCTCGACGCCCTCGCGCAGCCAGTCGAAGACCGGCAGGTCGTCGTCGTACACCCCGAACTTCTTGACCGCCCGGAGGGTGCCGTCGGCGTGCGAGCCGTGCGGGTCGTGGGCGCCGCCGCGGGGCCAGGGGTACTTCGTGCTGGCGTCGAGCGTGGCCCGGGTCAGGTTCAGCCCCACCGAGCGGCCCGCGGGGCCGAAGGTCTTGGCCTCCAGCCGGGTCAGGATCCGCAGGGTCTGCGCGTTGCCCTCGAAGCCGCCGCACGCCGCGCTGACCTCGTCGAGCGCCCGCTCGCCGTTGTGGCCGAAGGGCGGGTGCCCCAGGTCGTGGGCCAGCGCCGCGGTCTCCACGATGTCCGGGTC
It encodes:
- a CDS encoding GtrA family protein, whose protein sequence is MPRLLEFLFVRHRHNWGLLLRFGVVGVSGVVVNLVALKLFELAGPSYNTVWLDLPATSFNIRWYHVFITGAFVVANLWNFQLNRGWTFRSAASSSSWLGEYVPFLVLGLGALVLNLLIVTVLMHPGSPLALPTDVFDDSSALRSRLSWANLIAICAVTPLSFVTNKLWTFRAVRHVGRPGATRPTDSVRGR
- a CDS encoding sulfotransferase → MRRRIGARRSDQLGYLFIMTYGRSGSTLVQGILNSIPGYLIRGENRDALHHLFAYHQTLVKEAARVTREDGSRLPVTHPFYGMDDFSTEVSLDRIRQLATATVLRPEAGTRVTGFKEIRWYQKDLPEYVDFLRAVFPGARFIVNTRDHEAVLASKFWRNKPRDGRLERNEESILEVAGGLGDDAFRVHFDDYVADPGSLAGLFEWLGEPFDEAAVRDVMTVKHSY
- a CDS encoding glycosyltransferase family 2 protein — protein: MPDSSTTVVAIVPCLDEEATVGAVVRDLIAAVPGITVYVFDNGSTDRTVERAAEAGAVVRHETRRGKGNVVRRAFGDLQADVFVLIDGDDTYDVSALPGMIALLHSGPYDQVVGVRREDGASAYRPGHASGNSFFNAVVSRLFGEPVQDMLTGYRVLSERFVKSFPVRSRGFEVETEMTVHSVGLRVPTVYVEVGFKDRPPGSESKLRTYHDGFRILGLILRLARYERPQPFHAAVAVVLALVSLVLGLPVILEYFDTGLVRRFPTAILASSIAVIAVLALIMGMLLEANRRVRDEGARLAYLRFPPPEHK
- a CDS encoding M15 family metallopeptidase, which gives rise to MTPHRSSRPRAGRRLAVATLVLALAALGEGGTARADGTDPTPTDPPSATDTPTATPTPTPTPTPTPTPTPTPTPTPTPTPTPTPTPTPPPATRRVSITLPGQVVALRSYAVRGSVNVVTPGPVDVVVQRLSGKRWVAGKKDRVDASGAWSVPFTTDAPGRQVLRAVATWGDRRRAVSGRLTRTVVARVDVSVSGPLSARDVRWSYRPGCPVAPSGLRRITLNRWTYGRVVGRGTLVVRASAVPDLVKVFTKSFAARFPLRSMRPSDTFYAGGRRTPTQSDLAAMRADNTSAFNCRPVTGNPYRVSQHSYGNAIDINTVRNPYVVGSRVFPGFARTYLDRRHVRTGMITSGGVLAGTMRRLGWPWGARWSHPDYQHFSSNGG
- a CDS encoding PIG-L deacetylase family protein codes for the protein MTEPAPVPLEPLTEDWERALCVVAHPDDLEFGGAAAVARWTKQGKQVVYCMVTSGEAGIDGMTPDECREVREAEQVESARIVGVDEVDFLGLPDGILEYGVPLRRAIAEEVRLHRPDIVITNNFRDTWGGRNLNQADHVATGKAVLDAVRDAGNRWVFSDQLVGGRDPWGGVREVWCAGSPDATHAVDITDTFDVGVTSLRAHQAYIKGLGWQDFDPAEFLEGMSRATGQRLGVPHAVGFEVFPMGWGE
- the dnaG gene encoding DNA primase, coding for MAGLIRDEDIAVVRERARIDEVVSDYVTLKHAGGGSQKGLCPFHDEKSPSFNVNPSRGFFHCFGCEEGGDVIAFLMKIDGLSFAESVERLADKYGVQLRYQEGSDRPQKRDTNLRPRMLEAHKVAQVYYAEQLATAEARQAREFLTGRGFDKDAAEKFGVGFAPRGGEDLYKYLRQKGFADAELVTGGLVGQGQRGHYDRFRGRLLWPIRETNGDTIGFGARRIFDDDRIEAKYLNTSETPIYKKSHVLYGIDLARRDIARASQAVVVEGYTDVMACHLSGVPTAVATCGTAFGDDHSRVLRRLLQDHDEFRGEVIFTFDGDSAGQKAALRAFEGDQNFAGQTYVAVEPTGLDPCDLRLQQGDAAVRELVARRIPLYRFVLGNVVSRYDLDRADGRVDALREAAKLVSAIRDRSKVEAFSRELSGMVGVDIEEARTEVRRAASRPAEAQRTRPEDRRAAAAEPAPERPAAPPLPDLRDPRFALERETLKLVVQHPEAVGRMAKDVDAADFTHPTFRAVWEAVTGCGGPASAPGAEVWVAKLRDVLEDPAAVTALSALAVEPLLSSKEPTTAYVAAHVFRLQEITAMRRINDLKSRLQRTNPVEHAGEYNKMFGELVALEQHRRTLREKAIGGEG
- a CDS encoding deoxyguanosinetriphosphate triphosphohydrolase, coding for MRSTGEYDEHARARWVDEPPKRAAPHGRTPFERDRARLVHSAALRRLAAKTQVVGPQTDDFVRNRLTHTLEVAQVARDLGRTLGCDPDIVETAALAHDLGHPPFGHNGERALDEVSAACGGFEGNAQTLRILTRLEAKTFGPAGRSVGLNLTRATLDASTKYPWPRGGAHDPHGSHADGTLRAVKKFGVYDDDLPVFDWLREGVEDRRRCVEAQVMDLADDVAYSVHDLEDGIVSGKIELAWLTDAGERADVWATVRDWYLPDVVDDEMDAAMRLLQEMVTWPRTPYDGSRRALASLKDLTSALIGLFCTQVRDATIEKYGDRPPDPLRRRRGGPARDRDRGRRPQGGGRALRDARRRPGRGAAPPAGGGHRAGRAAADAGPRVADAGVPGRLRGRGQRRGPAAGGRGPGRLAHRRLRRRLARPARLTRVHSPLPRRCCPPGRHVDSPPWQG